Genomic window (Festucalex cinctus isolate MCC-2025b chromosome 7, RoL_Fcin_1.0, whole genome shotgun sequence):
ATGTAAATGAAACTGTGGTGTGCGTGATGTAAAACAGATATACCTGGCACTTGTACTgcatctaaaaacaaaaaccagtCATCATCCACCTCTCGTGGTTGTGGTTTCATTTCAACTAACTTCACCGGCAGCCTCACTTCTTCTATGctggatttttgttttctttctttaactGCGGTCACATCCACTATATTCTCAACCACAGcaactgacagaaaaaaaaatagtcaatcaTGCCGATTGAAATGAAAGTTGTACAGCATAACTGATAACTGACGATACATTTAGTGATGAATACCTGATGGTAAAGGAGCTGTTTTTTCTAGTCTGGTTTGTTGTTGGAACAGTTCAAACCAATCATCTTCTCCTTCTCTGCCTGATGCTGGTACAACTGGTCTCATTTCTGAAATTCGTGTTTCATCAAGCCGGGTGTTCTCACCAATTATCTTCATCTCCCATGTTCTAGTCTCAGTGGTTAACACCTCAGCCTCAAAGGGCTTCCTTATAGCTGGAGTAATTTCAACGGGCGCGTCTGGCACAAGCAGATAggcaacagggggaaaaaaaaaaaaaaaatgaatgtttctTTTGGCCAATCAATGGTAAATAAGCTTTGTTGTCAGTGAGCTCAAGCCTAAACTGTATACCTGATGGTAGTCTAATGACCTCATCGCCGACAGCATCAAATGCCACAAACCAGTCATCATCTTTCTCTGGCTGTGGTTGGGATGGACGCGCTCTCATCTGGTCCAAACCAACCGGCAGCGGTTTCACCTCGATCGCTTTCACTTCAATCGCAGGTCCGACATCCGGATAGATTTGAGCTGCCTTCGCTAGGGGAACTATTTCAGAAGTGAAAATTAGATTCCTCTGGTGCACTGACGTGTGTGAAAAGCACAAGACGAAAGTGAGATGCGGGTACCTGGGGGTACAAAGGTCGTTTCTCTGGGAATAACATCCAGCAGTAGAAACCAGTCATCATCTCTCTTTATGACTGATGGGATTTTTTTCAGCTCAGGATAAATTTTCTTCAAAGCCTCTTCTTTTTGCACCACCTCCACTCTTTCTTCAACCACAGTAGAAATGCTTTTTTCAGCGTAACTCTGAACATACCCAGCCTGAGTCACTTGACAAGAAGAAGGATGTGAAAATATTAAATCAGTGGTGGCTCCACGTATGAAGGAAGAGCATGTTTGGATGTTGGCAATACCTGGTGGTACAAACTGTGTTTCTCTGGTGGGAACATCCAGCAGCAAAAACCAATCGTCGTCTATTTCTCTTTGACTGGCTGACATTGTGACCTCATTTTGCCTCAGATCCTCTTTCATTTCTGTTTCTTTCACTACTACGTCTCTCATTTCAACTGGCACGTCAGTCAGAGAGACATCTTGTTTCGCAGACACGTCAACAGCAGCTACAAGAAGAAGATACAAACTCTCAAAGCCGACACAGAAGGGCTTTTAGATAAAAATGCCAGCAAAGCTCAACGTCGTTGTTTGCTTTAGTAAAGCTGTGATGTGAAGCAATATAAAGGACGTTAGCAATACCTGGTGCTACATAACTGCTGTCTTTGGAAACAACATCCAGCAACACAAACCAATCATCGTCTCGTTCTTTCACCGGCTGTTGTTGGATTTCTTGAAGATATGTTGGCGCCTCTTCTCTTATCTCTGCCGCTTCAAGTTGCACCTCCCTAATCTCCTCAAGTGTTTCAACCATAGAGAACGAACTTTCTGCCTCCATATGGCCAGGTTCCGTCAAGATAACTGATGAGTAAAATGTGCGAGCATGAGAACAAGGCACGAGAAAGCTTAGTGTTCTGAAAGCAGCAGAGGGGAACACGGCAGTACCTGGTTGTGCATATCTGGCAACAACATCCAGCAATACAAACCAGTCATCTTCTCTTTCTAGTAAGGTCTGTGGTGGACGAATGTCGCCCACTGGTCGCTCTTCTACTAAGACCCTTTTATCCACAAGTGCTGTAACCACtgattttgaagtgaaaaactcACCCTCATCCAGCGCAACGCGTTTCGCTGATGTAACTGAACaagatgaagaaaaacaaattcaataCTTGGACATAAGTACGTTGCACCAAAGCTCGAAATGAAGCAAAGCTGGTCGACGTGCAGGAAGCCGTTGAAAAGAATTTTGTTCATAAGTGCAAAACACAGTGCGAAAGCCATAGAATATCACATTCGGAAGCATCACGGTAGCCATTGTTTTATGGTTAACGctacaaatgacaaaaaaaatgagcgaGAAGATTTAAAAAGCTCAATGCGAAATGCCTTGACTGTACCTGATGCTTTGATAATAGGCGTGTATGGAGGACAGTCAAAAAGCACAGACCACATATCCTTATCTTTGTCTAGTGAAGATCCACCTTCAACCTCACTAAGTTCCCTCTCAGATGTTTCCTCCAATATTTCTGTCTTCAATCCAATCTCACTGTCTTGGCACGTCTTTTCTGAGATTATCTTTCGAAGTGTATCTTCCATAGCATCGAGCCTCTGTGGCCTCTGATCCACAAAAGCTACTTTTTTCTTAGTCCTTACCTCCCTCTGATAAGATACCTGAGAAGAGGAATTGACAGGTTGCAAATGAAACTTTTCCTCCACTTCATCTTTCCATTCGTCTTCTATCTGACGTAGCTTCTCCCTCAGACTGTAATCAAACAAATTCTCATCTTTTTCAGCATCGTCTTCCTCAGGCAAAAGGCCCTTTAAAAACACCTCTTTTATTTGCTCCTCTAATTCATCTTTTTCTTCGTCCTCATTCATGTTCTTCACGATCATCGCAGAATTTTTCAACACAGTCCGTGTTATGGCTCGACTTTCTTTCTGCAGTTCCTCCTCCTTTAGCTTGGTAACTTCTTGTTCCCCTAATTCCTCTTCGATCACCTCCTGAATTCTATCTGACACCTCTTCTACTTCTTGGAGCCTCTCTTCTAAATCTTTAACTTTCTTCAGCCTCCTCTGCAAATCTTCCATCTCTTCTAGCTTCTCCACCACCATCACCATCTCCTCTAGCCTCTCAATGACCTCCTCATCTGTCAATTCTTGCTCTTGGACAGACATAGCTTCCTCATCCTTCACGACGAGCTGAGCTGCATGGAGGAGAAGCAGGAACGGAACACGAAATATGATGCATTAACAATATTCCAAGTCTGCTTGCAAATCATACTATCACACAGTGACTCACGCTGAGGTTTATCGACATTTTTATACAAGGACGGGCTGGCAATTGGATCAAAGTGGTGGAACCAATCATGGTCTCGCTCCTGTGCCGGTCGCAATAGCCTGTCAATAGAGCTCACGCTTGCCAAGCTGAGATTAGCTGACAATATGAGAAGAAAAATCATTTACACCAAATGAACAAAAAGACAGAAGTGTTCAAGAAATGCACATTGAGGATGAGCACACCTCTGAAGGCAAATATGCTTCTGAAGCTTGCAGGCGTTACAAATGCTCATACCTGGCCGTTCTACAAAATCAAAAGACGAGGAAAATGGCAAGGCGGGATCTCGTTCGGCCAGGGTTGACCATTCATCGTTTCTCGTCTGCAGTCGTGCATCAGATGAAAGCTCCCACCACGGCCGACTGCCTGCCTGAGTATTCCAGGACTGAATAAATGTCTGTTCAGACTCACTTCTGGCTGTGAAGAGATGATTGATTATCTGATGAGGTTTTCCTCTGCTGTTTCAAGTACATGAAAagcgtttaagcaagatctcggTGAGGTTTGCGAGAAAGCTCAGCGGTTACGTTTTTCTAATTTGGCCATTCAGCACAAACGCtatgcccaaaaaatggcaatgcTGTTTCAATAAGTGATTAAAGCACAAATGGTTACAAAAATGGAAGCCAAGTGAAGATGACGAGAAAGAAGCTACTGAAGGCGGTGCATAACAAACATCAAGCTGCAACTTCTGAGCgagccaaaaacaacaacaatgtgaaGCCTGAATCAAACGGGCATATTGTACAGTGACCAAAGACACCCTGGAATCATGCCAGGGAAAAGACAAAGTGGTTGGCTGAACAGTTCAATGAACTGACATCAACATCCATAGTTGAATGGTCTTTCTGGTCAGAGCGTTAAACATGGCAAAGGAAGCATGGATATTAAAGGAAACCATAAAGCCATTAGTAAGCACAAATAATATAGGGTGCGGGGGGGCAAAGCGCCACACAATTCCGGGTACCTGGAAATTCGAGGGAAGGATGCGGGTTTTCAGAAACAAGCACCGACGACCAGTCATCAACCTCACACCTGGTTGATGCTGTGAGGCTCCGGACAGTCTTGTCTACAGCCGTTAGACCGAAAGAAGCATATCTTTCTCTATCTGTGTTTCATGACCAAATGTTTGCGTACTCCGGAACATACCTCCATCTAAATTGCGGGAGAGGCGTTTGCTTGCAGAGCGTGTGAAGCGAGGGGCGGGCCGGTCGATCATGGAGCTGGCTTGCCGGGTCTGGGCCTGGGTGCGACcgctgtacctgaacttggagccCAGGACCAGGAAGCGTCGTGACGAGGGAGGCTCAGTTGTTGAAACCCTGAGGAAAAagacgtgtttttgtttttgtttttttttctatttcattgGAGCCATGGAGCAACAAGCCAATAGACGCACTAGTGTACATTATTTGGAATTCCAAAATTGCCAGCGTTGCATAACTTGGTGAGCAACAACTTTGACCCTTAGTGGTTCATTCTAAGGTCAGGGCGAGTGCACTGTAGCTGGAGCCAATTTCATGGATTAGGCTCCAGTTAGCCAATTATGCAGAGGACAGGCATGTGTTGGGCAAGAAGGGGCATGACATTCAAAGTCGGCAAGATCAACTTGTTCTTACCTGAAGAAGGTGTGATGCTCAACGCAAACTTTCCACAACTTCTTTGAGGCTTTGTAGTTTGGGAGTTTGAAGCCGATTGTGCTTTCATACTGCTCTTGCTGCgtgccaagaaaacaaaacaattaaggCGGGGTCAAAAAGGGTCACATTCGGTTGATCACATTAGTCTGGCACACAGCACGAAGCATGACATTTACCCTGGAGCAAGGTCGCATTAGTGCATTCTAAATCCCGTGCTGTCACACCGACTAATATACTGAATTTCAGTCATATAAAATATTACGACTATGAAAACtgtgaataaagaaagaaagtgaaAACGGCCCTCGATTAACACAGTAACTAACCCATCAGGACCAATATGCAGTATATATAATatagagcaaaaaataaatgtattttttgttaccAGAAGACGCAGTCatgatatgcaaaaaaaaaaaaaaaaaaaacattgaaaaatgtgtattttgattTACCTCAGACGGCCGGATCTTAATGAAGAAGCTGCTGCGTTTGTAAGAGATCTTGAGAACTTTTGGCCAAGGGAAACGGTTGATTCTCAGCTTGTCCTTATAAACCATCAGACCGCCAGAACAAACACCAAGTGTAATGTCCACACCATCAAGATcctgcaaaagcacaaacacaGTCAAAGTAACAGGCCATTACGTAGTCCTGCGCTTTCAACACTCGGCCACTGGGGGGCAGACTTTCAAACACTATGAGGTCATGAAGTTCAAAAGCATGTTTATTGCCACCCgacatgatttatttatgtatttatttatttatttatttattaacgctTTGTTTAGTGTTGCAATTATCACGTTTGGCCATGTTATCATGCCCAATGTGTTATTTTGGACAGACATGGTGTAACAGTGTCAATGTGTCCTTTCTAGTTATTTACAAATTACAATACAGTTATATTATTGCGACATTTGTGGATACGGCACACTGAGTTACATTAGTTCAATGAATGACACTCTGGTCTCTAACAGAATATTACCTTGGCTTGGTGAAGGTCCACACCATACATTGCAAGTTTCTTGGCATTTTCCAGGAACAGCATGTCTGCTTGGGCTGGAGTCATTGACCTTGCGTATACAAAGAGGGTTCTGAATCCAATCTTGTCTACGAGTTCTGATTCTTGAACTTTTGATACCTCCTAGAGGCTTACCTATAAGTACGATGTAACTCCATCACCTTTTCCTCCAGCTCTTTGCTCTGTCCAGGAGCAAGACTAAGATCTTTCACATAGTCAGCTCCATGGACTTCCGGGTCATATTCACCAAGCTCCGACTGTGCTGTGTAAGAGCCCAGCAGGGATAGGGTGACAAAGGAACATGGAAGAACCCCATTCATGATGTCCTTCCTCAGCTGGAGACACAAATAGTACCTGGaaaaagagaagagaagagaatggATCAAACATGAATGAGGTAGTTCCCATTCATTCAAATACAAGTTTGCTTCGCATTCCTAAATATGAATCTAAAGGCAGAAGGTTGTctaacaaaagcacaatacgTGAAACTCACCTTGTGAGGTCTTCAGTAAGCTGTGCCGGGTCAGGAGGATAGAACTTTATGTTGAAAGTAAACTCGTAGACAGCACCTGGCACCTGTTTCCTGATTTCCTTGGCAGGTTCCAGCCATGTCTGGaaaatagaataatatataaatagaaatatTAGTTTTGTTTCTACTGATACCAAATGAGCTTGCTAATGACCATTTTGCACCCATTTTTTTCCTGACCATTAACGTGCATCAATTTACACAGAAATATTTCACCATTTTCTCTTATACAGAGTTATATACAATATTTCAGAAAAGGTAACCCCGGAAAAATAGAACAGCTTGAAAGCACAAATCTCAGGTTGAGACTTTCTGAACACATTTGCTAAATTGTCAACATGAACTCTGCTTTTGTTGATCAACATCTCCTCTATTCACAGCCaacttgtaatttttttttgttaaataaattgAACGAAAGGGAGTGCTACACTAACACAATCCATGCAAATGAATGTTAAGTTTGAAGCCGACCTTGCTGGTTGGTGTTTCCCAGTGCGCAAGGCCAAAGTAATCTTTCTCCAGTAGGTTGAGGTTGTCGCACACTTTAGTGATAAGCTCTTGTCCTTTAGCATGTTTCTAAATGAGAAGATGCAATCAGAAACGGTTGTGAACAGCTTGTAACTTTGTGCGATCGCTTACATCAAGCTCACACTCATACTGAGCGTCATCCAGCAAAGTGACTTTGCACTGAATTGTTTTCTGTCGTTTGGAGCCTTTGGCATCGTCACCCTTCTTCTCACTCTTCTTTTGGTCTTTCACGGGCTCCTCATCTTCCTTTGCTTGCGTCTCCTCTGCTTCTGCTTCCTCCTCTTTCTTCTCGGCATCCTCCTGCTCTTCCACGACTTCGGCTTCTTCGGGCTCCTCCTCGATTGCAGCTTGTTCCTTGGCTTCGTCTGGAGCTGGCTGCTGGAGGAGTAAGAATAGGAGAAGAGCTAAGTGCATAGCATAGCACGAGTTTGAAAATTTGGGCTGAGTAGCACGAGTGTCGAAAACGATGCTTAAGATTGCAATTTGCACTTTTTGCACTGACCTGCATCTCTGCGCTGTTGAGTGAGTGCTGATCAGGAGCGTGTTCAGTTTCTGGCTCCGTTTTAAGTTCTGGTTCTGGGGCAGCAATTGGTGCTTTCGCCCGCGCTTCCTCCTCGTCCTTCTTGccttttttcactttttcttttttcctccctttgtcttcttcttgtttATCGTCTGCCTTCTTCTTtcccttttcctcttccttcttTTTGGGCTCTTTTGGTTTCTCCTCTTCTTTCTTTTGGGCCTCCTTCAAAGCTTCCTCTTCTTTCCTTTTGTTGTCCTTCAGTTTCTCCTCTTTCTTTTTGGCCTCCTTCAATTTctcctcctctttctttttAGCCTCCTTCAATTTTTCctcctctttcttttttaatttctcCTCCTtcaccttctcctcctcctccttcttttttgccttttcctcctctttcttCTTGGCTTTTTCTGCCTCCTTTGCCTTCTCTTCTTCTCGCTTCTTCTTTGCCCtttcttcttcctctgcttttttcttcgctttttcttcttcctttttcttcacccttccctctttttcttttttctttgcaaCCTTTTTATCAACTTTTTCCTCCTCTATAGTCTCCTTCTCGGGCTCTGTTTCAGTGCATTTATCTTCTGTTCTCTTCTCTTGTTTCGTCTccaatttttcttcttctatttctacAACTTCCTCTAACTTGGCCTCTTCTTTTTGCTCTGctttcttctcctcctctttcttctcctcctcctttttctcCTCTGCGGTTTTCACCTTCTCTGCATCCCTTTCTTCCGATTTCTTCttggtttctttctttttctttttactgcCCTTCTTTTCTATTTTCTCGGGctcactctttttttcttcactctgtTGTTTCTCTTCACTTTGTTTGACCTCTTTTGAATCTGCTTTCTCCTCTAGGAGAGCATCATTTTCTTCAGTTTTCACTTTTTCCTCTCCCACTTCCCCAGCCTGTTCTTCTTTGTCCTCCTTTTCCTCCCGTGCTTTCTCTGCCTCAAAGCCTTCGCCTTCTGAGCACTGCGAGCGGCGTttaagaaaagaggaaaagaggCGAGAGAGGCCTTTGCCAGCGGAGGTTCGGGTGCGAGGCTTCAGCTGCTCCTCTTCAGGTGAGGAGGCTGCATCGGCAGAGGCGGACTCAGCGGCCTGCCCCAGCGCCTTCTTGCTCGACTGCTCACCTTCTGGCTCTGGCGCCGTTGCTTCTGGACTCTGCTTGTTCTCAGGTTCGGGTTCAGCGGCGCTAGCCTTCTGCTTGCCTTCAGTGTCCGCCTCGCTCGCGGCACTTGCCTCTGTTGTCATGGTAGCCACTGGGATGGAGAAGAAGAAACCAGTCAGAAATGTCGACAGGTCGCGGTGCTTTTCCGAAAGCGACAGAGCACAACACTGTTGTTCTTGAAACACAACAAACGGGATTAGGCTCAATCAACTATAAGCTTGTGTGTCGTAAACATGCGTAATTCTGTTTGGCAAACATATGCTAATAAATATACACCAAGCTTGTGTATGTATGCATCAAACATTATTATCAAGTATAGAAACCAAAACATTTTCCTTTAGTTGATCTCTCTGCTTCTAAGGTTTCATAACTAATAATATTACAATGATAATGTAAACTTATTTTGTCTATTCCAAGCATTCATACATTGAATTACTATCAACAATCAATCAATGATGCTGTCTTTCCCCTTTTAGTGGCATTTAGCCAACTGTCAACCACAGACTACATTCACAATACACACTCATGCATACAGTCGACATCCTGCaacgcacgcacatgcacagaATCCTACAATAGCTGTCCTTGTTGGATGGTGTGTCCAATATCACAATCGCCTGTTGCAGACTCATTAAATCTTACGGTCACAAAGGAAGCATTCTACACCGTGTAGGTGCCTATTAGCATCGCTTGTACCATCCGCGCCAACATTGCACACCAACCTGTGTAGTTTTACCTTCTCGCATACGAGAACAGTTTGATGACAGggaaacacaaaatgttttttttttttttttttgtatagccAACTGAATCAATAGACTGATTTGATACAAAGTACACACACCAACTTTTTCAAGACATTTTGGAAAGTAGACAAGTGTGAAGGTTTGGCTCCTGACACATCCACTTATTCAACATACAGAAACCTTGCAACAATTTCAAAAAGGAAATCTCCAAAAAGCCAGATTGTAACTGTACACTTGACAGTTGAATGAACATGACTTTGTTGGGGTTGTGCAGAGGACAGATCGCACATATTTAGAAAGGCCTTACTTGCCGATTAAAGCCGCCGACTGGCTGAAATGAACTGCCAGCATTACGCAATCACGCAACCTCTGCTGGCTGAGATGGCGCCCTTACATTAGCGATACACCTCGTCTGAACTAAGTCCTGCATAATTGCTCACTAATGTCGCCGTGTTAATGTCCGCCATATGAGTTCGAGTCCCCCGCTGCCGTGTAtgaactgggggggggggggcccggCAGGCAGACAGAGGGGCAGGCCAATCTTCCAGATGTACAGGGCCGCCCCAAAGGGTGCGCGCTTTGGCCCACTATACCATGCATGCACCTCCCATTGGAAATgcagggggaggggggtgcacacacacacataaacatacacacat
Coding sequences:
- the LOC144022882 gene encoding uncharacterized protein LOC144022882 isoform X2; translation: MRGLATMTTEASAASEADTEGKQKASAAEPEPENKQSPEATAPEPEGEQSSKKALGQAAESASADAASSPEEEQLKPRTRTSAGKGLSRLFSSFLKRRSQCSEGEGFEAEKAREEKEDKEEQAGEVGEEKVKTEENDALLEEKADSKEVKQSEEKQQSEEKKSEPEKIEKKGSKKKKKETKKKSEERDAEKVKTAEEKKEEEKKEEEKKAEQKEEAKLEEVVEIEEEKLETKQEKRTEDKCTETEPEKETIEEEKVDKKVAKKKEKEGRVKKKEEEKAKKKAEEEERAKKKREEEKAKEAEKAKKKEEEKAKKKEEEEKVKEEKLKKKEEEKLKEAKKKEEEKLKEAKKKEEKLKDNKRKEEEALKEAQKKEEEKPKEPKKKEEEKGKKKADDKQEEDKGRKKEKVKKGKKDEEEARAKAPIAAPEPELKTEPETEHAPDQHSLNSAEMQQPAPDEAKEQAAIEEEPEEAEVVEEQEDAEKKEEEAEAEETQAKEDEEPVKDQKKSEKKGDDAKGSKRQKTIQCKVTLLDDAQYECELDKHAKGQELITKVCDNLNLLEKDYFGLAHWETPTSKTWLEPAKEIRKQVPGAVYEFTFNIKFYPPDPAQLTEDLTRYYLCLQLRKDIMNGVLPCSFVTLSLLGSYTAQSELGEYDPEVHGADYVKDLSLAPGQSKELEEKVMELHRTYRSMTPAQADMLFLENAKKLAMYGVDLHQAKDLDGVDITLGVCSGGLMVYKDKLRINRFPWPKVLKISYKRSSFFIKIRPSEQEQYESTIGFKLPNYKASKKLWKVCVEHHTFFRVSTTEPPSSRRFLVLGSKFRYSGRTQAQTRQASSMIDRPAPRFTRSASKRLSRNLDGDKTVRSLTASTRCEVDDWSSVLVSENPHPSLEFPARSESEQTFIQSWNTQAGSRPWWELSSDARLQTRNDEWSTLAERDPALPFSSSFDFVERPANLSLASVSSIDRLLRPAQERDHDWFHHFDPIASPSLYKNVDKPQPQLVVKDEEAMSVQEQELTDEEVIERLEEMVMVVEKLEEMEDLQRRLKKVKDLEERLQEVEEVSDRIQEVIEEELGEQEVTKLKEEELQKESRAITRTVLKNSAMIVKNMNEDEEKDELEEQIKEVFLKGLLPEEDDAEKDENLFDYSLREKLRQIEDEWKDEVEEKFHLQPVNSSSQVSYQREVRTKKKVAFVDQRPQRLDAMEDTLRKIISEKTCQDSEIGLKTEILEETSERELSEVEGGSSLDKDKDMWSVLFDCPPYTPIIKASVTSAKRVALDEGEFFTSKSVVTALVDKRVLVEERPVGDIRPPQTLLEREDDWFVLLDVVARYAQPVILTEPGHMEAESSFSMVETLEEIREVQLEAAEIREEAPTYLQEIQQQPVKERDDDWFVLLDVVSKDSSYVAPAAVDVSAKQDVSLTDVPVEMRDVVVKETEMKEDLRQNEVTMSASQREIDDDWFLLLDVPTRETQFVPPVTQAGYVQSYAEKSISTVVEERVEVVQKEEALKKIYPELKKIPSVIKRDDDWFLLLDVIPRETTFVPPVPLAKAAQIYPDVGPAIEVKAIEVKPLPVGLDQMRARPSQPQPEKDDDWFVAFDAVGDEVIRLPSDAPVEITPAIRKPFEAEVLTTETRTWEMKIIGENTRLDETRISEMRPVVPASGREGEDDWFELFQQQTRLEKTAPLPSVAVVENIVDVTAVKERKQKSSIEEVRLPVKLVEMKPQPREVDDDWFLFLDAVQVPVAEPVQKYPDVAAAESFAVIEQNSLQKITVVEQIWMQKKLQQQQPVQTGRKLEDDWFTLLDVPPRKTAAVAERFRFPAEVPSAKTSESKTRISVFAKPQFEKRIREERRPLKHTHVHDDWFVLLDAGRRFRKPVVTTQRSARPVSAPVFSQAALAEAGIPMAPLDQPQTSTPIRTGIKEERKLEVTLEVVEPSKSEDKSAVWTDQRTDTSLTLSINGDIQSEVTSREVVQLRKKRAKKIEGDSIYMRHSLLMLEEFDKPQEDLLRHHASISELKRNFMEAMPESRPSEWDKRLSTHSPLRTLGVNGQPGADGSLHISPLCRGSETRAALTETTVNLGFSNKSGPIASLGYSAVAPQVPFDKSCDQEALAVPVVEVEMVQPPPSLDASSQYLDEAQKEEGSCPRFLERSGNVAGSSYFRSSGPQVIRSFQPPLVQTQTVTITAVPNSLPSDISTTEVPIVPTKTVTYQSAKGAVDGAEEDKESTVSISQTSETVSGTTVTTTTTHISKIVKSGSSETRVEKRIVITADSDVDQDKGKDGGASSAL
- the LOC144022882 gene encoding uncharacterized protein LOC144022882 isoform X1, producing the protein MTTEASAASEADTEGKQKASAAEPEPENKQSPEATAPEPEGEQSSKKALGQAAESASADAASSPEEEQLKPRTRTSAGKGLSRLFSSFLKRRSQCSEGEGFEAEKAREEKEDKEEQAGEVGEEKVKTEENDALLEEKADSKEVKQSEEKQQSEEKKSEPEKIEKKGSKKKKKETKKKSEERDAEKVKTAEEKKEEEKKEEEKKAEQKEEAKLEEVVEIEEEKLETKQEKRTEDKCTETEPEKETIEEEKVDKKVAKKKEKEGRVKKKEEEKAKKKAEEEERAKKKREEEKAKEAEKAKKKEEEKAKKKEEEEKVKEEKLKKKEEEKLKEAKKKEEEKLKEAKKKEEKLKDNKRKEEEALKEAQKKEEEKPKEPKKKEEEKGKKKADDKQEEDKGRKKEKVKKGKKDEEEARAKAPIAAPEPELKTEPETEHAPDQHSLNSAEMQQPAPDEAKEQAAIEEEPEEAEVVEEQEDAEKKEEEAEAEETQAKEDEEPVKDQKKSEKKGDDAKGSKRQKTIQCKVTLLDDAQYECELDKHAKGQELITKVCDNLNLLEKDYFGLAHWETPTSKTWLEPAKEIRKQVPGAVYEFTFNIKFYPPDPAQLTEDLTRYYLCLQLRKDIMNGVLPCSFVTLSLLGSYTAQSELGEYDPEVHGADYVKDLSLAPGQSKELEEKVMELHRTYRSMTPAQADMLFLENAKKLAMYGVDLHQAKDLDGVDITLGVCSGGLMVYKDKLRINRFPWPKVLKISYKRSSFFIKIRPSEQEQYESTIGFKLPNYKASKKLWKVCVEHHTFFRVSTTEPPSSRRFLVLGSKFRYSGRTQAQTRQASSMIDRPAPRFTRSASKRLSRNLDGDKTVRSLTASTRCEVDDWSSVLVSENPHPSLEFPARSESEQTFIQSWNTQAGSRPWWELSSDARLQTRNDEWSTLAERDPALPFSSSFDFVERPANLSLASVSSIDRLLRPAQERDHDWFHHFDPIASPSLYKNVDKPQPQLVVKDEEAMSVQEQELTDEEVIERLEEMVMVVEKLEEMEDLQRRLKKVKDLEERLQEVEEVSDRIQEVIEEELGEQEVTKLKEEELQKESRAITRTVLKNSAMIVKNMNEDEEKDELEEQIKEVFLKGLLPEEDDAEKDENLFDYSLREKLRQIEDEWKDEVEEKFHLQPVNSSSQVSYQREVRTKKKVAFVDQRPQRLDAMEDTLRKIISEKTCQDSEIGLKTEILEETSERELSEVEGGSSLDKDKDMWSVLFDCPPYTPIIKASVTSAKRVALDEGEFFTSKSVVTALVDKRVLVEERPVGDIRPPQTLLEREDDWFVLLDVVARYAQPGTAVFPSAAFRTLSFLVPCSHARTFYSSVILTEPGHMEAESSFSMVETLEEIREVQLEAAEIREEAPTYLQEIQQQPVKERDDDWFVLLDVVSKDSSYVAPAAVDVSAKQDVSLTDVPVEMRDVVVKETEMKEDLRQNEVTMSASQREIDDDWFLLLDVPTRETQFVPPVTQAGYVQSYAEKSISTVVEERVEVVQKEEALKKIYPELKKIPSVIKRDDDWFLLLDVIPRETTFVPPVPLAKAAQIYPDVGPAIEVKAIEVKPLPVGLDQMRARPSQPQPEKDDDWFVAFDAVGDEVIRLPSDAPVEITPAIRKPFEAEVLTTETRTWEMKIIGENTRLDETRISEMRPVVPASGREGEDDWFELFQQQTRLEKTAPLPSVAVVENIVDVTAVKERKQKSSIEEVRLPVKLVEMKPQPREVDDDWFLFLDAVQVPVAEPVQKYPDVAAAESFAVIEQNSLQKITVVEQIWMQKKLQQQQPVQTGRKLEDDWFTLLDVPPRKTAAVAERFRFPAEVPSAKTSESKTRISVFAKPQFEKRIREERRPLKHTHVHDDWFVLLDAGRRFRKPVVTTQRSARPVSAPVFSQAALAEAGIPMAPLDQPQTSTPIRTGIKEERKLEVTLEVVEPSKSEDKSAVWTDQRTDTSLTLSINGDIQSEVTSREVVQLRKKRAKKIEGDSIYMRHSLLMLEEFDKPQEDLLRHHASISELKRNFMEAMPESRPSEWDKRLSTHSPLRTLGVNGQPGADGSLHISPLCRGSETRAALTETTVNLGFSNKSGPIASLGYSAVAPQVPFDKSCDQEALAVPVVEVEMVQPPPSLDASSQYLDEAQKEEGSCPRFLERSGNVAGSSYFRSSGPQVIRSFQPPLVQTQTVTITAVPNSLPSDISTTEVPIVPTKTVTYQSAKGAVDGAEEDKESTVSISQTSETVSGTTVTTTTTHISKIVKSGSSETRVEKRIVITADSDVDQDKGKDGGASSAL